In Citrus sinensis cultivar Valencia sweet orange chromosome 4, DVS_A1.0, whole genome shotgun sequence, one DNA window encodes the following:
- the LOC127901808 gene encoding uncharacterized protein LOC127901808, with translation MASSRINFAEVYSFFNDESRLGDVLQTLEPNSKESSRNYWLSVKDYLPSIPDWVHKHQPSINAMPSVTRQSDEHDDHDDIPNPIPEQRHDTFEDEVGHDTFEDEVAVDDHQQQTDNSDDARDSESRTKQFNDYVRRRLDKIDRNVYEIKSELKDFKETVVGFIDTFSKRPNKDSPTVRSYAVS, from the exons ATGGCGTCTTCGAGAATCAACTTTGCGGAGGTTTATTCGTTCTTCAACGACGAATCTCGTCTT GGGGACGTTTTACAAACTCTTGAGCCAAATTCAAAGGAGAGTAGCAGAAATTATTGGCTCTCTGTGAAGGATTACTTGCCAAGCATTCCAGACTGGGTTCATAAG CACCAACCCTCAATCAACGCGATGCCGTCGGTTACAAGGCAATCAGACGAGCATGACGATCATGACGACATACCAAACCCAATACCAGAGCAGCGTCATGACACTTTTGAGGATGAGGTGGGGCATGACACTTTTGAGGATGAGGTGGCTGTTGATGACCACCAGCAGCAAACAGACAACTCTGATGACGCACGGGATTCTGAG tCGAGGACAAAGCAGTTTAATGATTACGTACGACGACGGCTGGATAAGATTGATCGTAACGTGTATGAAATAAAGtcagaattaaaagattttaaagaaaccGTTGTTGGCTTCATCGACACATTTTCTAAACGTCCAAATAAGGATTCTCCCACTGTACGCTCGTATGCGGTaagctaa